One genomic window of Monodelphis domestica isolate mMonDom1 chromosome 1, mMonDom1.pri, whole genome shotgun sequence includes the following:
- the REEP2 gene encoding receptor expression-enhancing protein 2 isoform X2: protein MVSWIISRLVVLIFGTLYPAYSSYKAVKTKNVKEYVKWMMYWIVFAFFTTAETLTDIVLSWFPFYFELKIAFVIWLLSPYTKGSSVLYRKFVHPTLSNKEKEIDEYITQARDKSYETMMRVGKRGLNLAANAAVTAATKGQGVLSEKLRSFSMQDLTLIRDDEALPLHGPDARLRSSASGLLDPIEDLDDAGLSLRSSSGSQSDTRTEASEDDLGDKTAKRVKSIKKVPKTEPVLKTLKTRPKKKPTSGGETA from the exons GCTGATCTTTGGCACACTCTACCCAGCTTACTCATCCTATAAGGCGGTCAAgacaaaaaatgtgaaggaatat GTGAAATGGATGATGTATTGGATAGTATTTGCCTTCTTCACCACTGCTGAGACCCTCACCGATATTGTGCTGTCCTG GTTCCCTTTCTACTTTGAGCTGAAAATTGCCTTTGTGATCTGGTTGCTGTCTCCATATACCAAGGGCTCCAGTGTGCTCTATCGGAAGTTTGTGCATCCCACACTCTCCAACAAGGAGAAG GAAATTGATGAATACATCACCCAGGCCCGGGACAAGAGCTACGAGACCATGATGAGGGTGGGCAAAAGGGGCTTGAACCTGGCGGCCAATGCTGCAGTCACTGCAGCCACCAAG GGCCAGGGAGTGTTGTCAGAAAAGCTGAGAAGCTTCAGCATGCAAGACCTGACGCTGATCCGAGATGACGAAGCCTTGCCCCTGCATGGCCCTGATGCCCGCCTCCGATCCTCAGCCAGTGGCCTCCTGGATCCCATTGAAGACTTGG ATGACGCTGGCCTGAGCCTCCGGTCCTCAAGTGGGAGCCAGTCAGACACACGAACAGAGGCCTCTGAAGATGACTTGGGGGACAAGACTGCTAAGCGGGTCAAATCAATCAAGAAAGTGCCAAAAACTGAG CCAGTCCTCAAGACACTGAAGACCCGCCCCAAGAAGAAGCCTACAAGTGGGGGGGAGACAGCCTGA
- the REEP2 gene encoding receptor expression-enhancing protein 2 isoform X1, which produces MVSWIISRLVVLIFGTLYPAYSSYKAVKTKNVKEYVKWMMYWIVFAFFTTAETLTDIVLSWFPFYFELKIAFVIWLLSPYTKGSSVLYRKFVHPTLSNKEKEIDEYITQARDKSYETMMRVGKRGLNLAANAAVTAATKGQGVLSEKLRSFSMQDLTLIRDDEALPLHGPDARLRSSASGLLDPIEDLASLCLSPDDAGLSLRSSSGSQSDTRTEASEDDLGDKTAKRVKSIKKVPKTEPVLKTLKTRPKKKPTSGGETA; this is translated from the exons GCTGATCTTTGGCACACTCTACCCAGCTTACTCATCCTATAAGGCGGTCAAgacaaaaaatgtgaaggaatat GTGAAATGGATGATGTATTGGATAGTATTTGCCTTCTTCACCACTGCTGAGACCCTCACCGATATTGTGCTGTCCTG GTTCCCTTTCTACTTTGAGCTGAAAATTGCCTTTGTGATCTGGTTGCTGTCTCCATATACCAAGGGCTCCAGTGTGCTCTATCGGAAGTTTGTGCATCCCACACTCTCCAACAAGGAGAAG GAAATTGATGAATACATCACCCAGGCCCGGGACAAGAGCTACGAGACCATGATGAGGGTGGGCAAAAGGGGCTTGAACCTGGCGGCCAATGCTGCAGTCACTGCAGCCACCAAG GGCCAGGGAGTGTTGTCAGAAAAGCTGAGAAGCTTCAGCATGCAAGACCTGACGCTGATCCGAGATGACGAAGCCTTGCCCCTGCATGGCCCTGATGCCCGCCTCCGATCCTCAGCCAGTGGCCTCCTGGATCCCATTGAAGACTTGG CCTCACTTTGCCTTTCCCCAGATGACGCTGGCCTGAGCCTCCGGTCCTCAAGTGGGAGCCAGTCAGACACACGAACAGAGGCCTCTGAAGATGACTTGGGGGACAAGACTGCTAAGCGGGTCAAATCAATCAAGAAAGTGCCAAAAACTGAG CCAGTCCTCAAGACACTGAAGACCCGCCCCAAGAAGAAGCCTACAAGTGGGGGGGAGACAGCCTGA